The following is a genomic window from Elaeis guineensis isolate ETL-2024a chromosome 10, EG11, whole genome shotgun sequence.
CCTTGCGGCCAGCATGGATGTGGCCAGCGATGGTGTTGGCACACCGGAGTTCCCAAATCAGCGGTCGGAGCAACAATGGCACTGATAAGAggagaaaaagatcaaaaaaattgaagaaaatatgggtccaTATTTCTATCTAAATATCTGACAATGGCCAAACGGAAATCATAATCCAACAACTAAGGAAGATGTGGAAAAGATTAAAAaggtttttatcttatttttggtGGTGCTTTGGCTACGATCCAACATAGGCTTCtgacaagaagaaaagaaaagaaaggaatcaCCAGCAACCTCCGACAAGCTTGGATTAGCATGGAAGGGGAAAGGTGGGGGATCTTCAAGTAGAGCAcccaggggggggggggggaggagtGTGGGGATGCCGAAATCCTCCTCGAACTTGGATGGGAGGATTCCATCGAAGGAATCCAGAGGGAGTCCTCTTCCCATCATATTCTTTCCCTTTTCTCCACCATTACTTTAAAATTCATGCAGCTCCTTGGGCCAATTTCAGATGGCTGGGCTGGTCGTGTGGACTAGACCCAATTTGATACCGAGCCCATTTGGGCcgatatattacattatatgagGTTACAaagataaatatatttaaataacaaTATCTTTTTCATGAAACAATCAAATTCTCAATCATCAGAAAGTTGGGGACCATTTTATTTCTCAAAGAAAATATTCAAAGAAACAGAAAAAGATATCATCATTCATCACCTTGCAGGTATTGACATACAAAGCATGTCTATAGTTTTTCTTctcccctaaaaaaaaaaagacaaaaaaaaaagagtcaatCTCCACCTACTTCATTAAGAGAGCTATGGCTCTATGGTAAAGACAAACATtacatattaattttaattcctcATAGGAGTTACTATTAAGCATCCGATTCCGTAGATGCTAAAGACCCTGCATGAAACATATCAAGTGTTGTCCTTTTTTCCAGTGCTGTGATGATCCAGGTTTCCTTTGATAAATGGCAACTTACTTTCTTTTAGAGTAGCTTGAATGAGATAAATCACTAAAAGTTCAACTGATCTCATCCACACCAAAAGCACACTCCCACTTTAGTTGAGATCACTGCAACTTGACCAGATTTGTGACATTTGCCACTGAAAGCTTATCAGCATCCATTTTCCTCCTAACTTCTCTGGATTGGTTTAAATGCTGCCAAGACCACAGCTATCTTGCAAGTGAGAAAGCCTGCAACTCCAATGAATAATTCGGTTGGTCTGAATTCTAAGCTTGAACCTCCCAACCCATGCTTAACTGCCAGTGCACTTGCAGCCACGAACACTGCCAAGCCTAACCATGGCCTCTTAAATCCACCAAAGGATAGGACAAAGTTTTCCATTTCACCATCTGAAGAAGACGACATGGGAACCGACAATCCATCAACTGACCTTTGCAATAGCAACAGATAAAGGAAGCCACAGATTCCTCCAAGTAAGTATGAGAAGGAAGCTTTCTCACCAGCAGTCAAGACTAAGATAGAGGAACCACTTAATATAAGAATTAGATCGTAAAGTAGCAATGAGAACTTCAGATCTGCATACTCCTTCATACCATCCTCGATAGAGGTTTTAGCATTTGTTAGTGATGTTGCTGGCTGGGAGTGCTTATTTAGCAAGGTTGAAAACTCATTCCAAGGTAGTTCAGTAATAAGCAAAGGTCTCAGCTCAGTTATGGACAATCCTCCTCTCTCTCCAAGTAAGATGTTATTAGCTTCGAATTTGTACTGCCAACCTTCAAACTGGCTTTCGCTTATGCACTCAATTGATTTAGACAAAGATAGTGGACCATTTATCACCGTTAACTGCATGTCATTTAACCTCCAGGAACCTGACCTTGAAGATGAAAAGCAGAGGACACATGAATTCTCACTTTAAGTAATCAATGGATACTAATTTTTGTGATATGTAAGTTTTCTACATGCAACGTTTTAAACTtgagaatataaaattataatatgatATTTAGCTTTCACGCATTTTTAGTGTTGCAGATATGTGCGAGTGATCATATATTTAGCACAACTGATAATGATGTCAAAAAGTAGTGTTTTGAACTTACCTGATTCAAGGCCAATCCAAAAGGCTTCAATTTTTTCTAGCTTGGGTCCGTTAAAAGTGACAATATCAACTGAATCTCTCTGAAAGTGGACCACCTCAGAGAAAGTCATGTCATTCTTTTGTTTAGTATGCTCTAATGAAACTGCACAAACCCTCTGTAGTAATGAATCACCATTTACATCTATCAGGCAGAGCAGTAAGGCTGCATTTATGTCACTCAAACCAGAGCCAAAGTCTTTGCTTGTGTGTAGCTCAAGTACATAGAACGAGCTAGATGAATCCAATTCCAAGGAGGAAACTCTCTCTCCAGAAATGTATTTGTATATGATTGCTTCTTCTGCTGGCAAAAGATGTGAAGGCTTTGCAAAATCCTGAAAATCTGAAGATCTCATAATCAATATTTGAAAGTGTTGTAGTTCACGTTCAGGGATCAGTAGTACAAGAAATAAGAAAACAAACGCTTAAAGTTAGATGGTCAAGTACTTGCAATAAACAAACAATCCAGCATAAGTCAGAAATGAAAACACAACAACAAGACaatatttttctatcaagagCGCATTTCATGTCCAGAAAATGTATCGGTAACCTTATAAAATAATAGATACCAACCAACTTGCCCAGAGCTTAAAATTTTACTTGATcatttttagtaaaaaaaaaatgggCACACCCAATCAGTTTCATTCAAGGAATGATAAGATACAATGAAAGGGCAAAACGCTACCTAGAAAGAAGCCAGAGAAGCCCTAACTGAAAaggaaagaattgaagaacaaatgaCCTTCACCTCCAACCACACAGAAAATAGATCTACCTCCCCAAACACTGAAAACAAAGTTACCCGATCAAGCTTTTTAGAAGCAACAAAAAGACTCCAATCTTTCACTCAAGAACTTTGCATTTTAATTATTTGGCCTCATTCCtaaaaatttcttcaaaaatGTGCTTTTTATTGTTCAAATACAAAGATCAGCAGGTTGCGAGCACCGCTCCATTCCAACACACTGTGTTCTTTTGCCACAGAAGGTTGACTCCAATCTCTCTAGGAAAGGTCAATATAATATGGGAACCAGGATTGCTCAACTTCCTTTCCAATGAGCTAAGAAGCTGCAGGAAAGTAACGGACAGTCAATATTTCCCTCTCGTAAGGTGCAAAACACACAGTAAGTAGGTGGAGGTCCTTTCCTCTTCAAGTTTCCTACCATCGCTTCAGGAGAAGCCATAGGAAAAACCTGACCTTCTTGGGGACAAGAATTTTCCAGAGAATCTTCACATCTGCGAACAGTGTTCCACCATAATTTAGAATTCTATACCAGTCTTTTACTGAAGACAAACTAGAGTTGTTCCATCTATAGAAAATGTCATCAAGGTCCATTAGAAGGCGAAACAACACTAAGATTTGAAGATAGGGACAGATACTTCTCTCCAGGTTCTTCTGTAATAC
Proteins encoded in this region:
- the LOC105053473 gene encoding uncharacterized protein isoform X2, with translation MLAVLVKQFIPSTCTNFPTRWHLTSNLSEVRVRVPLTERGVHKQIGHSRIVPWSKRSKFQDFQDFAKPSHLLPAEEAIIYKYISGERVSSLELDSSSSFYVLELHTSKDFGSGLSDINAALLLCLIDVNGDSLLQRVCAVSLEHTKQKNDMTFSEVVHFQRDSVDIVTFNGPKLEKIEAFWIGLESGSWRLNDMQLTVINGPLSLSKSIECISESQFEGWQYKFEANNILLGERGGLSITELRPLLITELPWNEFSTLLNKHSQPATSLTNAKTSIEDGMKEYADLKFSLLLYDLILILSGSSILVLTAGEKASFSYLLGGICGFLYLLLLQRSVDGLSVPMSSSSDGEMENFVLSFGGFKRPWLGLAVFVAASALAVKHGLGGSSLEFRPTELFIGVAGFLTCKIAVVLAAFKPIQRS
- the LOC105053473 gene encoding uncharacterized protein isoform X4 → MVNLHLVDLDFAKPSHLLPAEEAIIYKYISGERVSSLELDSSSSFYVLELHTSKDFGSGLSDINAALLLCLIDVNGDSLLQRVCAVSLEHTKQKNDMTFSEVVHFQRDSVDIVTFNGPKLEKIEAFWIGLESGSWRLNDMQLTVINGPLSLSKSIECISESQFEGWQYKFEANNILLGERGGLSITELRPLLITELPWNEFSTLLNKHSQPATSLTNAKTSIEDGMKEYADLKFSLLLYDLILILSGSSILVLTAGEKASFSYLLGGICGFLYLLLLQRSVDGLSVPMSSSSDGEMENFVLSFGGFKRPWLGLAVFVAASALAVKHGLGGSSLEFRPTELFIGVAGFLTCKIAVVLAAFKPIQRS
- the LOC105053473 gene encoding uncharacterized protein isoform X1; this translates as MVMSESSEMLAVLVKQFIPSTCTNFPTRWHLTSNLSEVRVRVPLTERGVHKQIGHSRIVPWSKRSKFQDFQDFAKPSHLLPAEEAIIYKYISGERVSSLELDSSSSFYVLELHTSKDFGSGLSDINAALLLCLIDVNGDSLLQRVCAVSLEHTKQKNDMTFSEVVHFQRDSVDIVTFNGPKLEKIEAFWIGLESGSWRLNDMQLTVINGPLSLSKSIECISESQFEGWQYKFEANNILLGERGGLSITELRPLLITELPWNEFSTLLNKHSQPATSLTNAKTSIEDGMKEYADLKFSLLLYDLILILSGSSILVLTAGEKASFSYLLGGICGFLYLLLLQRSVDGLSVPMSSSSDGEMENFVLSFGGFKRPWLGLAVFVAASALAVKHGLGGSSLEFRPTELFIGVAGFLTCKIAVVLAAFKPIQRS
- the LOC105053473 gene encoding uncharacterized protein isoform X3 encodes the protein MSPVHTVLTLDFQDFAKPSHLLPAEEAIIYKYISGERVSSLELDSSSSFYVLELHTSKDFGSGLSDINAALLLCLIDVNGDSLLQRVCAVSLEHTKQKNDMTFSEVVHFQRDSVDIVTFNGPKLEKIEAFWIGLESGSWRLNDMQLTVINGPLSLSKSIECISESQFEGWQYKFEANNILLGERGGLSITELRPLLITELPWNEFSTLLNKHSQPATSLTNAKTSIEDGMKEYADLKFSLLLYDLILILSGSSILVLTAGEKASFSYLLGGICGFLYLLLLQRSVDGLSVPMSSSSDGEMENFVLSFGGFKRPWLGLAVFVAASALAVKHGLGGSSLEFRPTELFIGVAGFLTCKIAVVLAAFKPIQRS